The Anaerolineae bacterium genome includes a window with the following:
- the miaB gene encoding tRNA (N6-isopentenyl adenosine(37)-C2)-methylthiotransferase MiaB, translating to MNTKYLYINTIGCQMNVYDSEQISRVLKPLRYNMTSSPEKADLIIANTCAIREKAEQKVFSFLGRVAHLKRKKPNLILGVGGCMAQQEGAKMLERVPYLDLVFGTHAIGRLPGMIERIEAKKCRIVDVEMPELIDESVFSAVTNDKDKVTSFVTIMQGCDNYCTYCVVPFVRGREASRRPEKIISEIRSLVESGIKEVTLLGQNVNSFGKKEESCSFPELLSLINEIDGLLRIRFTTSHPKDLSDDLIYAFKNLDKLCRHIHLPVQSGSDRILKRMNRKYARDYYLAKVDKLRNICPDIAITSDFIVGFPGETEDDFNETLGLIKTVQYDDIFAFKYSDRSKVPSALFRHKISEQDKKDRLMELLKSQEYCTKKKNKALAGSTQPVLVEGLSKKQLQTDEKNKHAQWTGRTSTNKIVNFISSNDISVHDENFSGKIINVRIEKALAHSLQGVRMK from the coding sequence ATGAACACTAAATACTTATACATTAATACTATCGGATGTCAGATGAATGTTTACGACTCCGAACAGATTTCAAGAGTATTAAAACCGCTGCGATATAACATGACCTCATCTCCTGAGAAGGCTGATCTGATTATTGCAAATACATGCGCTATAAGGGAAAAGGCGGAGCAGAAAGTATTCAGCTTTTTAGGGCGTGTTGCGCATCTTAAAAGAAAAAAGCCGAATCTTATTTTAGGAGTTGGCGGATGTATGGCACAACAGGAAGGGGCTAAGATGCTGGAACGTGTGCCGTATCTTGACCTTGTTTTCGGGACCCATGCTATCGGCCGTCTGCCGGGCATGATCGAACGGATAGAGGCTAAAAAATGCCGTATTGTGGATGTTGAGATGCCGGAGCTAATAGACGAATCTGTTTTTAGCGCTGTCACAAATGATAAGGACAAGGTTACGAGTTTTGTAACTATAATGCAAGGGTGTGATAATTATTGCACATACTGTGTGGTTCCATTTGTAAGGGGCAGGGAGGCAAGCAGGAGACCTGAAAAAATAATTAGTGAGATCCGCAGCCTTGTTGAATCCGGCATAAAAGAGGTTACCCTCCTTGGCCAGAACGTAAACAGTTTTGGTAAAAAGGAGGAATCGTGCTCATTTCCAGAACTTCTTTCTCTTATTAATGAAATTGACGGTCTTTTAAGAATCAGATTTACCACTTCACACCCAAAGGATCTTTCAGATGATTTAATTTATGCCTTTAAAAACCTTGATAAATTATGCAGGCATATACATTTGCCTGTACAGTCGGGATCGGACAGGATATTAAAAAGGATGAACCGGAAATATGCCAGAGATTATTATCTTGCAAAGGTGGATAAACTGCGAAATATTTGTCCTGACATAGCTATTACCTCTGATTTTATTGTAGGTTTTCCAGGGGAGACCGAGGATGATTTTAATGAAACGCTGGGCCTGATCAAAACAGTGCAATATGATGATATATTTGCGTTTAAGTATTCCGATCGTTCAAAGGTTCCTTCAGCTCTTTTTCGCCACAAGATATCTGAACAGGATAAAAAGGACAGGTTGATGGAATTGTTGAAATCACAGGAGTATTGTACGAAAAAAAAGAACAAAGCTTTGGCAGGATCGACACAACCGGTACTTGTAGAAGGGTTGAGCAAAAAGCAGCTTCAAACCGACGAAAAAAACAAGCATGCCCAATGGACGGGAAGGACATCAACAAACAAAATCGTAAACTTTATCTCAAGCAATGATATTTCGGTACATGATGAAAATTTTTCAGGAAAGATAATTAATGTAAGGATTGAAAAAGCATTAGCCCATTCTCTTCAAGGGGTAAGAATGAAATAA
- the acs gene encoding acetate--CoA ligase, with the protein MTKNEAVETSEAQIAVHWKEEEYVYPSKEFIEQANIKDKTIYERFALDNFPECYTEYADLLHWDKKWDTVLDTSDAPCWKWFTGGKINACYNCVDRHLEKNKNKTAIHFVPEPENERVQHITYQELYVRVNEVAALLQDFAGLKAGDTVTLHLPMTAELPITMLACARLGVIHCEVFGGFSGKACADRIVDSKSKVLITIDGYYRNGKLIDHKQNADIAVDFAKKDGQNVNKVLVWQRYPGKNSTPAPMIEGRDYFINDLLKDYRGKKVDSVPMPAEDPLFLMYTSGTTGKPKGCQHSTGGYLAYVTGTSKYIQDIHPEDVYWCMADIGWITGHSYIVYGPLSLCASTVIYEGVPTYPDAGRAWRIAEELDINIFHTAPTVIRALRKIDPDLPKKYNHHFKHMTTVGEPIEPEVWRWYHKVIGKNEAVIVDTWWQTETGGFLCSTVPAVKPMKPGSAGPGVPGIYPIIYDELGNEIKAGEGRAGNICIRNPWPGAFQTIWGDRDRYVSTYYAKYCKDKNSKDWRDWPYLSGDAAMNAEDGYYRILGRIDDVINVSGHRLGTKEIESAALTVMEVAEAAVVPVSDEIKGVVPDLYISLKPGYEPTDELAMKISAKICDTIGKIARPRKVWLVSDMPKTRSGKIMRRVLGAISNKKDVGDVSTLANPEIVDEIRRVTS; encoded by the coding sequence ATGACAAAAAATGAAGCAGTAGAAACATCAGAAGCTCAAATAGCTGTTCACTGGAAGGAGGAGGAATATGTTTATCCTTCCAAAGAATTTATTGAACAGGCCAACATAAAGGATAAAACAATTTACGAGCGTTTTGCTTTGGATAATTTCCCTGAATGTTACACGGAATATGCTGATCTTTTACACTGGGACAAGAAGTGGGATACTGTTTTGGATACAAGCGATGCCCCGTGCTGGAAATGGTTTACAGGCGGAAAGATAAACGCGTGTTACAACTGCGTTGACAGGCATCTTGAGAAGAATAAAAACAAAACCGCCATTCATTTTGTACCGGAACCTGAAAACGAACGGGTTCAGCATATCACATATCAGGAACTTTATGTGCGGGTTAACGAGGTCGCGGCACTTCTTCAGGATTTTGCGGGTTTAAAGGCAGGAGATACGGTAACACTTCATTTGCCTATGACGGCTGAACTCCCAATAACAATGCTTGCCTGCGCCAGGCTCGGAGTTATTCACTGTGAAGTATTTGGAGGGTTCAGTGGAAAGGCGTGTGCAGACAGGATAGTTGATTCTAAAAGCAAAGTGCTTATTACCATTGACGGTTATTATAGAAACGGGAAATTGATTGACCATAAACAAAATGCCGATATAGCTGTTGATTTTGCAAAAAAGGACGGCCAGAATGTTAATAAGGTGCTTGTATGGCAACGTTATCCCGGGAAAAATTCAACTCCTGCACCGATGATTGAAGGACGTGATTATTTTATAAATGATTTACTTAAAGATTACCGTGGGAAAAAGGTAGATTCTGTTCCAATGCCGGCTGAAGATCCTCTTTTTCTCATGTATACCAGCGGTACGACAGGAAAACCAAAAGGGTGCCAGCACAGCACAGGAGGCTATCTTGCCTATGTGACGGGTACATCAAAGTATATTCAGGATATCCATCCGGAAGATGTTTACTGGTGTATGGCTGATATTGGATGGATTACAGGCCATTCATACATAGTTTACGGTCCCCTGTCTCTATGTGCCTCAACGGTGATTTACGAAGGGGTCCCCACCTATCCTGATGCGGGCCGCGCATGGAGGATAGCGGAAGAGCTTGATATAAACATCTTCCATACAGCTCCGACCGTTATACGGGCATTAAGAAAAATTGATCCTGATCTGCCTAAAAAGTATAATCATCATTTTAAGCATATGACAACTGTTGGAGAGCCGATTGAACCCGAAGTCTGGCGATGGTATCATAAGGTGATCGGAAAGAATGAAGCTGTAATAGTTGATACATGGTGGCAAACAGAAACCGGTGGGTTTCTTTGCAGCACCGTGCCGGCAGTAAAACCGATGAAGCCTGGAAGCGCCGGCCCTGGAGTACCCGGCATTTATCCGATTATTTATGATGAGCTTGGAAATGAAATAAAGGCCGGAGAGGGCAGGGCAGGCAACATTTGTATAAGGAATCCCTGGCCTGGCGCGTTTCAGACAATATGGGGAGATAGGGATCGATATGTTTCAACCTATTATGCAAAATACTGCAAGGACAAAAACAGTAAAGATTGGCGAGACTGGCCGTATCTTTCAGGCGATGCCGCTATGAATGCTGAAGACGGATACTATCGTATTCTTGGTAGAATTGACGATGTAATCAATGTTTCAGGCCACAGGCTGGGAACCAAAGAAATCGAGTCTGCCGCCCTTACGGTAATGGAGGTTGCCGAGGCAGCCGTTGTTCCTGTTTCCGATGAGATAAAGGGGGTTGTCCCTGATCTGTATATTTCTTTAAAGCCGGGATATGAGCCGACCGATGAACTGGCAATGAAGATTTCAGCAAAGATTTGTGACACAATAGGAAAGATTGCAAGGCCGAGAAAGGTCTGGCTTGTATCTGACATGCCCAAGACACGTTCCGGCAAGATCATGCGCAGGGTGCTTGGAGCTATTTCAAATAAAAAGGACGTAGGTGATGTATCTACGTTGGCTAATCCTGAAATCGTTGATGAAATCAGGAGGGTCACATCGTGA
- a CDS encoding DUF4911 domain-containing protein, producing the protein MQTIQKYYRVDRRKICFLRFIFEAYDGIAILTTIDPGSGFVVFNISYGCEEDVEMILQDLKKEIMIEPVANFDKSREVS; encoded by the coding sequence TTGCAAACAATACAGAAATATTATCGTGTTGATCGTAGAAAAATCTGCTTTTTAAGATTTATTTTTGAGGCTTATGACGGCATCGCAATATTAACAACAATCGATCCTGGTTCAGGTTTTGTGGTTTTTAATATTTCTTACGGATGTGAAGAGGATGTTGAGATGATTTTGCAGGATCTTAAAAAAGAGATTATGATAGAGCCGGTTGCGAATTTCGATAAATCAAGGGAGGTGTCATGA
- a CDS encoding replication-associated recombination protein A, which translates to MDLFEYRAQKASAASKPLAERMRPKSLDEFIGQSHVVGNGTLIRKAIEKDRIFSMILWGPPGCGKTTLARIIANETGSYFVHFSAVLSGVKEIRSVIEDAKNQQKLYQKSTILFVDEIHRFNKAQQDAFLHHVESGLITLIGATTENPSFEVIPPLLSRCRLIILNTLSSDNIAAIIDHSLKDSERGLGKMSLVLDRDALLFLIQIAEGDARIALNNLEIAASLLMPETEPVQNATTGHITLQVIETALQKKALLYDKSGEEHFNLISAFHKSLRGSDPDAAIYWLERMLSAGENPLYVARRMVRFASEDVGNADPYALGIALNAMEAFKFLGHPEGDLALTQAAVYLATAPKSNSIYTSSKMVKKEIESSGSQPVPLHIRNAPTRLMKEIGYGKDYKYAHDYEEGFTPQNYLPEKLQSRFYYSPTNRGYEKTIKQRLEKWRDLRKIKTKKEIKT; encoded by the coding sequence TTGGATCTGTTTGAATATAGAGCGCAGAAGGCATCAGCCGCATCAAAACCACTGGCCGAAAGGATGCGTCCGAAGAGTCTTGATGAATTTATTGGACAAAGCCATGTTGTGGGCAACGGGACTTTGATTCGTAAAGCCATTGAAAAAGACCGAATTTTTTCAATGATTCTCTGGGGGCCTCCTGGATGCGGGAAAACAACTCTTGCCAGGATTATTGCCAATGAAACCGGTTCATATTTTGTTCATTTCTCTGCTGTGCTTTCGGGCGTCAAGGAGATAAGATCTGTTATAGAAGATGCAAAAAATCAGCAAAAGCTTTACCAGAAAAGCACCATACTTTTTGTGGATGAAATACACAGATTCAACAAGGCTCAGCAGGATGCATTTCTTCATCATGTGGAAAGCGGCCTTATAACATTAATCGGTGCTACCACGGAAAATCCTTCCTTTGAAGTAATACCGCCTCTTTTATCCAGATGCCGCCTGATAATCTTAAATACCCTGTCATCTGATAATATTGCGGCTATAATTGATCATAGCCTGAAAGACAGTGAAAGAGGCCTTGGAAAAATGAGCCTTGTGCTTGACAGGGATGCTCTCTTATTTCTTATACAAATCGCCGAAGGGGACGCCCGCATCGCGTTAAACAACCTTGAAATAGCGGCTTCTTTGCTCATGCCTGAAACAGAACCTGTTCAAAACGCGACAACCGGGCATATAACTTTGCAGGTTATTGAGACAGCCTTGCAGAAAAAGGCTCTTTTATATGACAAGTCAGGTGAAGAGCATTTTAATCTTATATCGGCCTTTCACAAAAGCCTGCGGGGAAGCGATCCGGACGCGGCTATTTACTGGCTCGAGCGCATGCTGTCTGCCGGAGAAAACCCCTTATATGTTGCCCGCAGGATGGTCAGGTTTGCATCCGAAGACGTGGGGAATGCAGATCCATATGCGCTCGGAATCGCTTTAAACGCCATGGAAGCATTTAAGTTTTTAGGACACCCTGAAGGGGATCTGGCTCTAACCCAGGCTGCTGTTTATCTTGCAACAGCGCCGAAAAGCAACAGTATATACACCTCTTCTAAAATGGTTAAAAAAGAGATTGAAAGTTCAGGCTCGCAACCTGTTCCGCTGCACATAAGGAATGCTCCAACCAGATTGATGAAAGAGATAGGGTATGGAAAAGATTACAAGTATGCGCATGACTATGAAGAAGGATTTACTCCCCAGAACTATTTGCCGGAAAAACTCCAGAGCAGGTTTTACTACTCTCCGACAAACAGGGGATATGAAAAGACAATAAAACAAAGACTTGAAAAATGGCGGGACCTCAGAAAAATTAAGACTAAAAAGGAAATCAAAACATAA
- the recJ gene encoding single-stranded-DNA-specific exonuclease RecJ has translation MKKCWQLLQPDIDVVEKIRGELQCNHVTATILVNRKIISKDNALRFLKPSLNDMRPPFSMKDMDAAVKRIYSAITDHEKILIFGDYDVDGITATTILFEFLNYTKADVSYYIPHRTKEGYGLHTKHITDYAIPNRINLIITVDCGSSSNNAVKTAQNSGIDVIVTDHHEISDKPSHAIAVLNPKRDDCSSDFHILAGVGVAFYLLICLRKHLRDNHFWQNRQELNLKNLCDLVALGTVADMVPLIDENRILVKTGLEIINTGDRCGIKTLIESSGTKNNSVDTEDIAFRLAPRLNAAGRINHASTAVELLTANNLKTAKQLALSLNSMNIKRHDIEQKIMEDIFEYLENNQYLLKNSSLVLSDNKSGNMWHEGVLGIVASRMVKKYFRPVALIAIKDGIGKGSARSIPGFNIYKGLMSCSDLLEAFGGHSMAAGLKIKAENMDAFQKNFENAVQQMTSPDNFVQTISIDYELNFDDISEALINELETLKPFGTGNHEPLFMAKNVRVMDSKIVGKNHRRMLLKQPDSRTGNSFNAICFNVDTSKNLQENFDQIAFKLQWNHWNGGKTAQIVIKHIL, from the coding sequence ATGAAAAAATGTTGGCAGCTTTTACAACCAGATATTGATGTGGTCGAAAAAATCCGCGGGGAGTTGCAATGCAATCATGTTACAGCAACTATTCTGGTAAATCGTAAAATTATTTCAAAAGATAATGCCCTGCGCTTCCTGAAACCTTCTCTTAACGATATGCGGCCTCCATTCTCAATGAAAGATATGGATGCTGCTGTAAAGCGTATCTATTCAGCCATAACAGATCATGAAAAAATATTAATCTTCGGCGACTACGATGTTGATGGAATCACCGCAACAACAATCCTTTTCGAGTTTTTAAATTATACCAAAGCAGATGTTTCATATTATATCCCACATAGAACCAAAGAAGGATACGGTCTTCACACAAAACATATAACAGATTACGCGATACCAAATAGAATAAACCTGATAATCACCGTTGACTGCGGCTCAAGCAGCAACAATGCCGTAAAAACAGCTCAAAATTCCGGAATTGATGTAATAGTTACAGATCACCACGAAATATCCGACAAACCATCCCATGCCATTGCCGTACTAAATCCAAAGCGTGATGATTGCTCATCCGATTTTCACATACTTGCGGGTGTCGGAGTGGCTTTTTATCTTCTGATCTGCCTCCGAAAACACCTGCGCGATAATCATTTCTGGCAAAACAGGCAGGAACTCAACCTTAAAAATCTTTGCGATCTTGTAGCTCTTGGAACCGTGGCCGACATGGTCCCCCTTATAGATGAAAACCGCATATTGGTAAAAACAGGGCTTGAAATAATAAATACAGGCGATCGATGCGGCATAAAAACCTTGATAGAATCCAGTGGAACAAAAAATAATTCCGTGGATACGGAAGATATCGCCTTCAGGCTGGCGCCAAGGTTAAATGCCGCGGGCAGGATCAATCATGCTTCAACTGCCGTTGAGCTCCTGACTGCGAACAACCTTAAAACCGCCAAACAACTTGCCCTGTCACTTAACAGCATGAACATTAAAAGGCATGACATTGAACAAAAGATAATGGAGGATATCTTCGAATATTTAGAAAACAATCAATACCTGCTCAAAAACAGCTCACTGGTCTTATCAGATAATAAATCAGGTAACATGTGGCATGAAGGAGTTCTGGGTATAGTTGCATCCAGGATGGTAAAAAAATACTTCCGGCCGGTAGCCCTTATTGCGATAAAGGACGGGATCGGCAAAGGATCGGCCAGAAGCATACCTGGATTTAATATCTATAAAGGGCTTATGTCATGCTCTGATCTTCTTGAAGCCTTTGGCGGCCATTCAATGGCGGCAGGTCTGAAAATAAAGGCCGAGAATATGGATGCATTTCAAAAAAACTTTGAAAACGCTGTTCAACAGATGACCTCGCCGGATAATTTTGTGCAGACAATTTCCATTGATTATGAACTCAATTTTGACGACATTTCAGAAGCCTTAATCAATGAACTTGAAACCTTAAAACCTTTTGGCACAGGCAACCATGAACCTCTCTTTATGGCCAAAAATGTCAGGGTGATGGATTCAAAAATCGTTGGTAAAAACCACAGACGCATGCTTTTAAAGCAGCCTGATTCCAGGACGGGTAATTCCTTTAATGCCATCTGTTTTAATGTAGATACAAGCAAAAACCTGCAGGAAAATTTCGATCAGATCGCATTCAAACTGCAATGGAACCACTGGAACGGCGGGAAAACAGCTCAAATTGTTATCAAACATATTCTATGA
- a CDS encoding TetR/AcrR family transcriptional regulator, giving the protein MGIQERKERERGRRRQQIMLAAKRVFYNKGFAKVTMEDIAREAELSPGTLYLYFKNKDELCASLSLRILQYLNIRLRHVSSEKELDGQQKLEALKKTIIDVYEFDPLILINLFRLQSSEILKNLSPQLLADIKKLFNSSLSAMSDIFNEGINKGVIIDKKPEALADQLWALFSGIVLWGESKKIMYNNKDYLKQALETAFEVFLLGIKKGK; this is encoded by the coding sequence ATGGGAATACAGGAAAGAAAAGAGCGTGAAAGGGGAAGAAGGCGTCAGCAGATCATGTTGGCTGCAAAAAGGGTGTTTTATAATAAAGGCTTTGCCAAGGTAACAATGGAAGATATTGCCAGGGAAGCCGAACTCAGCCCGGGCACCCTTTATCTTTATTTCAAGAACAAAGATGAGCTATGCGCCTCCCTTTCTCTTAGAATACTTCAATATCTAAATATCAGATTAAGGCATGTAAGCTCTGAAAAGGAGTTGGATGGACAACAAAAATTAGAGGCATTAAAGAAGACTATAATTGATGTTTATGAATTTGATCCATTAATCCTTATAAACCTGTTTCGTCTTCAATCAAGTGAAATTCTCAAAAACTTATCACCGCAACTCCTTGCAGATATCAAAAAACTTTTTAACAGCTCTCTTAGCGCAATGTCCGATATATTTAATGAAGGGATTAACAAAGGCGTTATTATTGACAAAAAACCTGAAGCTCTTGCCGACCAGCTGTGGGCGTTATTTTCCGGTATTGTTCTCTGGGGAGAAAGTAAAAAAATAATGTATAATAATAAAGATTATTTAAAACAGGCTCTTGAAACAGCATTTGAAGTATTTTTGCTTGGAATAAAAAAGGGGAAATAG
- the der gene encoding ribosome biogenesis GTPase Der translates to MKPIVAIVGRPNVGKSTFFNRITRSKDALVDNFPGVTRDRIYGDASWNDIEFTLVDTGGFSLEDKDDFAYQIRFQVKQAIEDADVIIVLLDGKQGLSPFDIDIVKILRSVTKPVFYVVNKIDGPEHEKNIFDFYSLGIEKLYSVSAEHRYGIYDFLDDLILALPKSAPEKLSDIIKLAVVGRPNVGKSSLINRILGENRVLVSDIPGTTRDSVDSVCDINGKSYLLIDTAGIRRKGKVSKKLEKFSIIKALRSLDRCDVALIVLDAGEGITEQDINIAGYAFERGCGCILMLNKWDLVEKDTNTAKKYYDQLKMEAKYLSFAPAITISALTGQRVSTIFKLVDEVYDQYALRIGTGQINRILERAVEKNEPSIHMGKRLKFYYATQASAKPPTFICFVNYPDAIHFSYKRYLINQIRAEAGLDKTPVRLFFRQRTGKDDKRYSKNKKRK, encoded by the coding sequence ATGAAACCTATTGTCGCCATAGTCGGCAGGCCCAACGTCGGCAAATCAACATTTTTCAATCGTATCACCAGATCAAAGGATGCTCTTGTTGACAATTTCCCTGGTGTTACAAGGGATAGAATTTATGGTGATGCAAGCTGGAATGATATTGAATTTACACTTGTTGATACAGGTGGATTTTCATTGGAAGATAAGGATGATTTTGCGTATCAGATACGCTTCCAGGTTAAGCAGGCAATTGAAGACGCAGATGTTATTATTGTTCTGCTTGATGGAAAGCAGGGGCTCTCTCCTTTTGATATAGATATTGTCAAGATTCTCCGCTCGGTTACAAAGCCTGTTTTTTATGTAGTAAATAAAATTGACGGGCCAGAGCATGAAAAAAACATATTCGATTTTTACAGTCTTGGCATTGAAAAGTTATATTCTGTTTCCGCGGAACATCGTTACGGCATATATGACTTTCTTGATGATCTGATTCTCGCTCTTCCGAAATCTGCTCCGGAAAAATTATCAGATATCATAAAGCTTGCCGTGGTCGGCAGGCCAAATGTCGGCAAATCATCACTTATAAACCGCATTCTTGGAGAAAACCGTGTTCTTGTCAGCGATATCCCCGGCACAACGCGTGACTCTGTTGACTCTGTCTGCGATATTAACGGCAAATCATATCTTCTTATTGATACTGCCGGAATAAGGCGAAAAGGAAAGGTGTCGAAAAAGCTTGAAAAGTTTTCAATCATAAAGGCGCTAAGAAGCCTTGACAGGTGTGACGTGGCGCTTATTGTCCTGGATGCCGGCGAAGGGATTACAGAACAGGACATAAATATCGCTGGATATGCTTTTGAGCGCGGCTGCGGCTGTATTCTTATGCTGAACAAATGGGATCTTGTTGAAAAAGACACCAATACGGCAAAAAAATACTACGACCAGCTGAAAATGGAAGCAAAGTATCTGAGCTTTGCTCCTGCCATAACGATCTCAGCATTAACCGGTCAAAGAGTTTCAACAATCTTTAAACTTGTGGATGAAGTTTACGACCAGTATGCCCTGCGTATAGGAACCGGTCAGATAAACAGGATATTAGAACGGGCAGTCGAAAAAAATGAGCCGTCTATTCACATGGGAAAACGGCTTAAATTCTATTATGCCACGCAGGCATCAGCAAAACCGCCTACCTTTATCTGTTTTGTCAATTATCCTGATGCCATCCATTTTTCCTACAAGAGATATCTTATCAATCAGATTAGGGCTGAAGCAGGTCTTGACAAAACACCTGTCCGGCTATTCTTCCGGCAGCGAACAGGAAAAGATGATAAAAGGTATTCAAAAAACAAAAAAAGAAAGTAA
- the tsaD gene encoding tRNA (adenosine(37)-N6)-threonylcarbamoyltransferase complex transferase subunit TsaD, protein MIILGIETSCDDTAAAVVVDGTKILSSVVSSQIDIHHPYGGVVPELASRKHIEAIVPVVNEAISRSGADLKQLDAIAVTQGPGLIGSLLVGFSFAKAYAFALDIPWVGVNHLDGHINSVFLEPDPPPFPFVALLASGGHTSIVHVVSHAGIELMGQTRDDAAGEAFDKVAKLLGLGYPGGIVIERLAKDGDPGKIDFPRTYLDKSEFDFSFSGIKTAVSRYVKIHKDTYKQQIPDIAAGFQESVIDVLSYKVINAALEKSCDHIALVGGVAANSRLRERVKQDAGKRGITAHIPSLDLCGDNAAMIAAIGYHYLKDGKVSGMNDDVFSRVS, encoded by the coding sequence ATGATAATACTCGGCATTGAAACCTCATGTGATGACACAGCCGCGGCAGTTGTGGTTGACGGCACAAAAATTTTATCCTCTGTTGTGTCATCTCAAATAGACATCCATCATCCATACGGCGGAGTCGTGCCTGAACTTGCTTCAAGGAAACATATTGAAGCTATTGTTCCGGTAGTCAACGAAGCAATAAGCAGGTCCGGCGCTGATTTAAAACAGCTTGATGCTATTGCCGTGACACAGGGTCCAGGGTTGATTGGATCATTGCTTGTCGGTTTTTCCTTTGCAAAGGCATATGCTTTTGCCCTTGATATTCCATGGGTGGGTGTAAATCACCTTGATGGACATATTAATTCGGTCTTTTTAGAGCCTGACCCACCTCCTTTTCCTTTTGTGGCGCTGCTGGCATCAGGCGGCCACACAAGCATTGTCCATGTTGTTTCCCATGCCGGAATTGAGCTGATGGGGCAAACCAGGGATGATGCTGCCGGAGAGGCATTTGACAAGGTCGCCAAACTGCTCGGTCTTGGCTATCCCGGAGGAATAGTTATTGAGAGACTTGCTAAAGACGGGGATCCGGGGAAGATTGATTTTCCCCGGACATATCTGGATAAGTCTGAATTTGATTTTAGCTTCAGCGGGATTAAGACAGCCGTAAGCCGGTATGTGAAGATTCATAAAGACACCTATAAACAGCAGATTCCTGATATTGCGGCAGGATTTCAGGAATCGGTCATTGATGTTTTATCATATAAGGTTATTAACGCCGCGCTGGAAAAGAGCTGCGATCATATCGCTCTGGTTGGGGGTGTGGCGGCAAACAGCAGGTTAAGAGAAAGGGTAAAACAGGATGCCGGCAAAAGAGGCATTACAGCTCATATACCATCTTTAGATCTTTGTGGCGACAATGCGGCAATGATTGCCGCAATCGGTTACCATTATTTAAAAGACGGAAAGGTATCAGGCATGAATGATGATGTGTTTTCAAGGGTTTCATAG
- a CDS encoding putative nucleotidyltransferase substrate binding domain-containing protein, producing the protein MKKYFKVLYWQDYNELEQAYSFLMQLRFIRQITSVIDENRKLDNYVNPKKLSSIEQAMLKEIFKRIEKIQTKLSFEFTGSP; encoded by the coding sequence TTGAAAAAATACTTTAAGGTTTTATACTGGCAGGACTATAATGAACTTGAACAAGCCTACAGTTTTTTAATGCAGCTAAGATTTATTCGGCAGATTACATCGGTTATTGATGAAAATAGAAAGCTGGACAATTACGTTAATCCAAAGAAACTTTCCAGCATAGAACAGGCAATGCTGAAAGAAATATTCAAAAGGATAGAAAAGATTCAAACAAAATTAAGCTTTGAATTCACAGGGTCGCCCTGA